One Paraburkholderia sp. IMGN_8 DNA window includes the following coding sequences:
- the rlmD gene encoding 23S rRNA (uracil(1939)-C(5))-methyltransferase RlmD: MSRTAPHRRSPKRQKAPAPVRAPVVTGHEPIIEIVSLDMEARGVGRIESEDGTPGKVIFVEGALPGERVSYSTHRSKPKFEQAEVVEVLRESVIRTTPKCTYFSICGGCSMQHLDIRAQVAVKQRVLEDNLQHLAKLRPETVFRPIHGPAWGYRYRARLAVRYLPEKGGMRIGFHEKKSSYIADMKTCEVLPPHVSAMLMPLRFMVRKLSIYDRMPQLELAVGSSVTALVVRNLEPITEADEQVLREFADEHKVQFWLQPGGPDTVTPFYPLDVQLDYTLPEYNIRMPFKPTDFTQVNHQINRVLVSRALRLLAPARTDRVLDLFCGIGNFTLPLARISKEVVGIEGSDVLTSRALANAELNGVAGHTSFACRNLFEVTADDMRALGHFDKFLVDPPREGALAVAKALAEIAQSGNGPLPTRIVYVSCNPATLARDAGLLVHEAGYRLVGAGVVNMFPHTSHVESIALFERA, encoded by the coding sequence GTGTCCCGAACTGCCCCCCATCGTCGCTCGCCGAAGCGCCAGAAGGCGCCCGCTCCGGTGCGAGCACCCGTTGTTACCGGCCATGAGCCGATCATCGAAATTGTCTCGCTCGATATGGAAGCGCGCGGCGTCGGCCGTATCGAGAGCGAAGACGGCACGCCGGGCAAGGTTATTTTCGTCGAAGGCGCATTGCCCGGTGAGCGCGTCAGCTACTCGACTCACCGCAGCAAGCCGAAATTCGAGCAGGCTGAGGTCGTCGAGGTGCTGCGCGAAAGCGTGATCCGCACCACGCCCAAATGCACGTACTTCAGCATCTGTGGCGGCTGTTCAATGCAGCATCTCGACATCCGCGCACAGGTGGCGGTCAAGCAGCGCGTACTCGAAGACAATCTCCAACATCTTGCGAAGCTACGTCCGGAGACCGTGTTCCGGCCGATTCACGGGCCGGCGTGGGGATACCGGTATCGCGCGCGTCTGGCGGTGCGCTACCTGCCGGAAAAAGGTGGCATGCGCATTGGTTTTCACGAGAAGAAAAGCAGCTACATCGCCGATATGAAGACCTGCGAGGTGTTGCCGCCGCATGTGTCGGCAATGCTGATGCCGTTGCGCTTCATGGTCCGAAAGCTGTCGATCTACGATCGCATGCCGCAGCTCGAACTCGCGGTCGGCTCGTCGGTCACGGCGCTGGTGGTGCGCAATCTGGAACCGATCACGGAAGCCGACGAACAGGTGCTGCGCGAGTTCGCCGACGAGCACAAGGTGCAGTTCTGGTTGCAGCCGGGCGGCCCGGATACGGTTACGCCGTTCTATCCGCTCGACGTGCAGCTCGACTACACGCTGCCGGAATACAACATTCGGATGCCGTTCAAGCCGACCGATTTCACCCAGGTGAACCACCAGATCAACCGCGTGCTGGTGAGCCGCGCGCTGCGTCTGCTGGCGCCGGCGCGTACGGATCGCGTGCTCGACCTGTTCTGCGGGATCGGTAACTTCACGCTGCCCCTCGCGCGAATTTCGAAGGAAGTGGTTGGCATTGAAGGCAGCGACGTGCTGACCTCGCGCGCACTGGCCAATGCTGAGCTGAACGGCGTCGCGGGGCACACGTCGTTTGCGTGCCGCAATCTGTTCGAAGTCACCGCCGACGACATGCGCGCGCTCGGCCACTTCGACAAATTCCTCGTCGACCCGCCGCGCGAAGGCGCGCTGGCGGTGGCGAAGGCGCTGGCCGAGATCGCGCAGAGCGGCAATGGACCGCTGCCCACGCGGATCGTCTACGTGTCGTGCAATCCGGCGACGCTCGCACGCGATGCCGGTCTGCTGGTTCACGAGGCAGGCTATCGGCTGGTGGGGGCGGGCGTGGTGAACATGTTCCCGCACACGTCGCATGTGGAGTCGATTGCATTGTTCGAGCGGGCTTGA
- a CDS encoding 3'-5' exonuclease, protein MTPILVFDIETIPDVAGIRRLEDLPATLSDAEVAEHAFAARREKTGSDFLPHHLQRIAAISCVFRDNNGFRVRSLGTLEDGEAALVQSFYRVIEKYTPQLVSWNGGGFDLPVLNYRALVNGIPASRFWDLGEDDREFKWNNYISRYHARHTDLMDVLAMYQARANAPLDALAKMCGFPGKMGMDGSQVWHAYQEGRIEEIRNYCETDVVNTYLLYCRFQLIRGAFSAEEYADEIMLVKNALALEAAPQWAEYLAAFDN, encoded by the coding sequence ATGACACCGATCCTGGTTTTCGACATCGAGACGATTCCCGATGTCGCCGGCATTCGCCGCCTCGAAGATTTGCCCGCCACGCTGAGCGACGCCGAAGTCGCCGAGCACGCGTTTGCCGCGCGCCGCGAGAAGACCGGCAGCGATTTCCTGCCGCACCACCTGCAACGGATCGCGGCGATTTCCTGCGTATTTCGCGACAACAACGGTTTCCGGGTGCGCTCGCTCGGCACGCTGGAAGACGGTGAGGCCGCGCTGGTGCAGTCGTTTTATCGCGTGATCGAGAAGTACACGCCGCAACTGGTGTCGTGGAACGGCGGCGGTTTCGACTTGCCGGTGCTGAATTACCGTGCGCTGGTCAACGGCATTCCGGCCTCCCGTTTCTGGGATCTCGGTGAGGACGATCGCGAGTTCAAGTGGAACAACTACATCAGCCGCTACCACGCGCGTCACACGGATCTGATGGACGTACTGGCGATGTATCAGGCGCGCGCCAATGCGCCGCTCGACGCGCTCGCCAAGATGTGCGGCTTTCCCGGCAAGATGGGCATGGACGGCAGCCAGGTGTGGCACGCGTATCAGGAAGGCCGCATCGAGGAAATCCGTAATTATTGCGAGACCGACGTCGTCAATACGTATCTGCTGTATTGCCGCTTCCAGTTGATCCGCGGCGCGTTTTCCGCCGAAGAGTATGCTGACGAGATCATGCTGGTTAAAAACGCGCTTGCGCTGGAAGCGGCGCCACAATGGGCCGAGTATCTGGCCGCGTTCGATAACTAG
- the rpoS gene encoding RNA polymerase sigma factor RpoS, whose amino-acid sequence MPKSKRRPQQAESETISRATSALVEEGGASEVEEEIVEERDLDERQGSAEEAGDTRESVGEAVPDADDFRALLQAELTADTIQHYLNRISVKPLLTVEEEQKYSRLAKAGEFEARQVMIERNLRLVVSIAKGYLNRGVPLLDLIEEGNLGLMHAIEKFDPTRGFRFSTYATWWIRQSIERAIMNQARTVRLPVHVIRELNQVLRAKRHLEKNSMNSGEAAERRDASIDDIAYLTGKTTDEVTDILALNEHTASLDAPLDLDPASSLLDLLSDDQSQSPDAEVQHRELETLTRAWLARLSDKHRHVIERRFGLNHIEPATLEELADEMGLTRERVRQIQQEALVRLKRFFASNGVRKDAVL is encoded by the coding sequence ATGCCGAAATCGAAGCGCCGTCCGCAGCAAGCCGAGTCTGAGACGATCAGCCGTGCCACGTCCGCGTTGGTGGAGGAAGGCGGCGCTTCGGAAGTCGAAGAAGAGATCGTGGAAGAGCGCGATCTCGACGAACGCCAGGGCAGTGCGGAAGAAGCCGGTGACACGCGCGAAAGCGTGGGCGAAGCCGTGCCGGACGCGGACGATTTCCGCGCGCTGTTGCAAGCCGAGTTGACGGCCGATACGATTCAGCACTACCTGAACCGCATCAGCGTCAAGCCGCTTCTGACTGTCGAAGAAGAGCAGAAGTATTCGCGCCTCGCCAAGGCGGGCGAGTTCGAGGCGAGGCAGGTGATGATCGAGCGTAATTTGCGGCTCGTGGTCAGTATCGCGAAGGGCTACCTCAATCGCGGCGTGCCGCTGCTCGATCTGATTGAAGAGGGCAACCTCGGCCTGATGCACGCGATCGAGAAATTCGATCCCACACGCGGCTTCCGTTTTTCGACGTATGCCACGTGGTGGATTCGTCAGAGCATCGAGCGCGCGATCATGAACCAGGCGCGCACCGTGCGTCTGCCAGTGCATGTGATCCGCGAACTGAACCAGGTGCTGCGCGCCAAGCGCCACCTGGAAAAAAATTCGATGAATTCGGGCGAAGCGGCCGAGCGCCGGGACGCCAGCATCGACGACATTGCCTATCTGACCGGCAAGACCACCGACGAAGTGACCGACATCCTCGCGCTGAACGAGCACACCGCATCGCTCGACGCGCCGCTCGACCTGGACCCGGCGAGCAGCCTGCTCGATCTGCTGTCCGACGATCAGAGCCAGTCGCCGGATGCCGAGGTGCAGCACCGCGAGCTGGAAACGCTGACGCGCGCCTGGCTCGCGCGGCTGTCGGATAAGCATCGTCATGTGATCGAGCGCCGGTTCGGGTTGAACCATATCGAGCCGGCCACGCTCGAAGAGCTGGCCGATGAAATGGGCCTCACGCGCGAGCGTGTGCGCCAGATCCAGCAGGAAGCGCTGGTGCGGTTGAAGCGCTTCTTCGCCTCTAACGGTGTGCGCAAGGACGCCGTTCTCTAA
- a CDS encoding peptidoglycan DD-metalloendopeptidase family protein codes for MSMLRAMQRARMNAPMTVTQRSVCVLALSLLMTACASRLDQAPVVDRSGGGTLSTQAAQQPAVPLGPPPPGYYRVKPGDTLYRIALENGQNYRDISAWNNLTNPNQIEVDQLLRVVPPGANTAALTPGVATAPIGGGAVQSAPLNSAAPSTGAAAGVAAAPPIYGSGSNTASLTPPANAGAASDSTAGASGNVAFAWPVRGPLLGTFNDSTNKGVNIGGASGDTVKASADGRVVYAGNGLRGYGNLIIIKHDATYLTAYAHNRALMVKEGDAVTKGQKIAEMGNSDADRVMLHFEVRRQGKPVDPLKYLPPQ; via the coding sequence ATGAGTATGTTGCGCGCGATGCAAAGAGCCAGAATGAATGCCCCTATGACCGTAACCCAGCGTAGCGTGTGCGTGCTCGCCTTGTCCCTGTTGATGACGGCCTGTGCTTCCCGGCTCGATCAGGCACCCGTCGTCGATCGCTCTGGTGGCGGCACGCTCAGCACGCAAGCGGCGCAGCAGCCGGCCGTGCCGCTTGGACCGCCGCCGCCCGGTTACTACCGTGTGAAGCCGGGCGATACGCTGTATCGGATTGCGCTCGAGAACGGCCAGAACTACCGCGATATTTCGGCGTGGAACAATCTCACCAACCCGAACCAGATCGAAGTCGATCAGTTGCTGCGCGTGGTGCCGCCGGGCGCTAACACTGCCGCACTGACGCCGGGCGTCGCGACCGCGCCGATCGGCGGCGGCGCGGTGCAGAGTGCGCCGCTCAACAGCGCGGCGCCGTCGACGGGCGCAGCGGCAGGCGTCGCAGCAGCGCCGCCTATATATGGTTCAGGTTCGAATACCGCTTCGCTGACGCCGCCGGCCAACGCAGGCGCCGCGAGCGACTCGACGGCCGGCGCGTCCGGCAACGTCGCGTTCGCCTGGCCGGTGCGTGGTCCGTTGCTCGGCACCTTCAACGACTCGACCAACAAGGGCGTCAATATCGGCGGCGCGTCGGGCGACACGGTCAAGGCTTCGGCGGATGGCCGCGTGGTTTATGCCGGAAATGGGCTGCGTGGTTACGGCAATCTCATTATCATCAAACATGACGCAACTTATCTCACCGCGTATGCACACAACCGTGCTTTGATGGTAAAAGAGGGGGATGCGGTGACCAAAGGGCAGAAGATCGCTGAGATGGGCAATAGCGATGCCGACCGCGTGATGTTGCATTTCGAAGTTCGCCGGCAGGGTAAACCTGTCGACCCACTGAAGTACTTGCCGCCGCAATAA
- a CDS encoding protein-L-isoaspartate(D-aspartate) O-methyltransferase has translation MTGERAKRFPLGLEDLVREPRRPEGRPGDVRAAALAASAALNARQQPAKSSPSGSVVKPQTKPQAKLQTRAQAQPQAKPQVKTPAAAQLTTQVKPQAQPQPKPQAQPQPKPQAQPQPKPQAKTAAPTLTARAAPKSASPGKPVARSSERAAAPNVALNGALALTSERVRERMVERLRANGVTDQRVLNAMSVVPRHMFVDPGLAAQAYEDAALPIGHHQTISKPSVVARMIELAAAGRALNNVLEIGTGCGYQAAVLSQVARDVYSIERIKPLSERAKTNLRPLRIPNIRLHYGDGRLGLPSAAPFDAIVIAAAGLDVPQALLEQLAIGGRLVAPVGSQDGQNQVLTLVERLGPAQWRESRLDRVFFVPLKSGVI, from the coding sequence ATGACTGGCGAGCGCGCAAAGCGCTTTCCGCTCGGCCTCGAGGACCTGGTGCGCGAACCGCGCCGGCCCGAAGGGCGTCCGGGCGACGTGCGCGCGGCGGCACTCGCCGCGAGCGCGGCGCTGAATGCACGCCAGCAACCGGCGAAGAGCTCGCCGTCCGGCTCCGTGGTCAAGCCTCAAACAAAACCTCAGGCGAAGCTGCAGACTAGAGCGCAGGCTCAGCCGCAAGCGAAGCCCCAGGTAAAAACCCCGGCAGCAGCCCAGCTAACGACCCAAGTTAAGCCCCAGGCCCAGCCACAACCCAAACCCCAGGCCCAGCCACAACCCAAACCCCAGGCCCAGCCACAACCCAAACCCCAGGCGAAAACCGCCGCGCCGACATTGACTGCGCGCGCCGCGCCCAAATCGGCGTCGCCGGGCAAGCCCGTTGCCAGATCCAGCGAGCGCGCTGCCGCACCGAACGTCGCTTTGAACGGCGCGTTGGCGCTGACTTCGGAACGGGTTCGCGAACGGATGGTCGAACGCCTGCGAGCGAATGGCGTGACCGATCAGCGCGTGTTGAATGCGATGTCGGTGGTGCCGCGCCACATGTTCGTCGACCCGGGCCTCGCGGCCCAGGCCTATGAAGATGCCGCGTTGCCGATCGGTCATCACCAGACGATTTCCAAGCCTTCGGTAGTGGCCCGGATGATCGAGCTGGCCGCGGCGGGTCGCGCGCTGAACAACGTGCTCGAAATCGGCACCGGTTGCGGTTATCAGGCGGCGGTGCTGAGCCAGGTCGCACGGGACGTCTATTCGATCGAACGCATCAAACCGCTGTCCGAACGCGCGAAGACGAACTTGCGTCCGCTGCGTATTCCGAACATCCGGCTGCACTATGGCGATGGTCGCCTTGGGCTGCCGTCGGCGGCGCCGTTCGATGCGATCGTGATCGCCGCGGCCGGGCTCGACGTACCGCAAGCATTACTTGAACAACTCGCGATCGGCGGCCGTCTGGTCGCGCCGGTCGGCTCGCAGGACGGCCAGAACCAGGTGCTGACTCTGGTCGAGCGCCTCGGACCCGCGCAATGGCGCGAGTCGCGGCTTGATCGCGTTTTCTTTGTACCCTTAAAATCCGGAGTGATTTGA
- the surE gene encoding 5'/3'-nucleotidase SurE — MRILISNDDGYLAPGLAALYEALKPIADVTVMAPEQNCSGASNSLTLSRPLSVLRSANGFYYVNGTPTDSVHIALTGMLDHTPDLVVSGINNGQNMGEDTLYSGTVAAATEGIMFGVPAIAFSLVDKDWVHLEDAARVAAEIVAHYLDHPLPGHPLLNVNIPNLPYEQLGGWQITRLGKRHPSQPVIRQTNPRGEPIYWIGPSGSARDASEGTDFHAVANGHVSITPLQLDLTHTQMLPAARDWARAGSDAS; from the coding sequence ATGCGAATCCTAATCAGCAATGACGACGGTTATCTGGCGCCTGGTCTTGCCGCGCTTTACGAAGCGCTCAAGCCGATCGCGGACGTCACCGTGATGGCCCCCGAGCAGAACTGCAGCGGCGCGTCGAATTCATTGACGCTGTCGCGGCCGCTCTCGGTGCTGCGCTCGGCGAACGGTTTCTATTATGTGAACGGCACGCCCACCGATTCGGTGCACATCGCGCTGACCGGCATGCTGGACCACACGCCGGACCTCGTCGTATCGGGCATCAACAACGGCCAGAACATGGGCGAGGACACGCTCTATTCGGGCACCGTGGCCGCCGCCACCGAAGGCATCATGTTTGGCGTGCCCGCCATCGCGTTCTCGCTGGTCGACAAGGACTGGGTGCATCTCGAAGATGCGGCTCGCGTTGCGGCGGAAATCGTTGCGCATTACCTCGACCATCCGCTGCCGGGGCATCCGTTGCTGAACGTCAATATTCCGAACCTGCCATACGAGCAGCTCGGCGGCTGGCAGATCACGCGCCTGGGCAAGCGCCATCCTTCGCAGCCGGTGATCCGCCAGACCAACCCGCGCGGCGAACCGATCTACTGGATCGGCCCCTCGGGCAGCGCGCGCGACGCCAGCGAAGGCACCGATTTTCACGCCGTCGCCAACGGCCATGTGTCGATCACGCCGTTGCAGCTCGACCTGACCCACACGCAAATGCTGCCCGCTGCGCGCGATTGGGCGCGTGCCGGCAGCGACGCTTCATGA
- a CDS encoding NADPH:quinone oxidoreductase family protein has product MRAIRCNQYGPPESLVVENLPDLEPPPGHVVIDVKAAAVNFPDVLIIENKYQFKPPLPFTPGSEVAGVVRAVGADVTQFKPGSRVVAFTGSGGFAEQAVAPAAACVPLADGVEFELAAAFTLAYGTSHHAVVDRGALKAGDTMLVLGAAGGVGLAAVEIGKALGARVIAAASSDEKLAICVKHGADATINYSTEDLRERIKALTDGKGPDVIYDPVGGVYAEPAFRSIGWRGRYLVVGFANGEIPRLPLNLTLLKGASIVGVFWGDFAKREPQHNHAAFEQMVGWIGEGKLKPYVSARYSLEDTGRALRDMAERRVIGKVVITP; this is encoded by the coding sequence ATGCGCGCGATTCGCTGCAATCAGTACGGGCCACCGGAGAGCCTGGTCGTCGAAAATCTGCCGGACCTCGAGCCGCCGCCCGGTCACGTCGTGATCGACGTCAAAGCCGCGGCCGTCAATTTTCCCGATGTGTTGATCATCGAGAACAAATACCAGTTCAAACCACCCCTGCCCTTTACGCCTGGCTCCGAAGTCGCGGGCGTCGTGCGCGCGGTCGGCGCGGATGTCACCCAGTTCAAGCCGGGTTCGCGCGTGGTCGCGTTCACCGGCTCGGGCGGGTTTGCCGAGCAGGCGGTGGCGCCCGCTGCGGCGTGCGTGCCGCTTGCCGACGGCGTCGAATTCGAACTGGCTGCGGCGTTCACGCTGGCCTATGGCACGTCGCACCATGCGGTGGTCGATCGCGGCGCACTGAAGGCTGGCGACACGATGCTGGTTTTAGGCGCGGCAGGCGGCGTTGGTTTAGCGGCAGTCGAAATCGGCAAGGCGCTCGGCGCGCGCGTGATCGCGGCGGCATCGAGCGACGAAAAACTCGCCATCTGTGTGAAGCACGGCGCCGACGCCACCATCAACTACAGCACCGAAGACCTGCGCGAACGCATCAAGGCGCTCACCGACGGCAAAGGTCCGGACGTGATCTACGACCCGGTTGGCGGCGTGTATGCGGAACCGGCGTTTCGCAGCATCGGCTGGCGTGGGCGCTATCTGGTGGTGGGCTTCGCCAACGGCGAGATTCCGAGGCTGCCGCTCAATCTGACGCTGCTCAAAGGTGCGAGCATCGTCGGCGTGTTCTGGGGCGACTTCGCGAAGCGCGAGCCGCAACACAATCACGCCGCGTTCGAGCAGATGGTCGGCTGGATCGGCGAAGGCAAGCTCAAGCCGTATGTGTCGGCGCGCTATTCGCTCGAAGACACCGGCCGCGCCTTGCGCGATATGGCGGAGCGCCGGGTGATCGGCAAGGTGGTGATTACGCCTTAG
- a CDS encoding ABC transporter permease, whose translation MWKTLRPNRANLVIWQWLLLVLCFVLWYVLTSPTLLPAFYFDDPNKAAFFFGEPQKVLQRIWEWFAGGEIYLHLWITLVETVLAFALGTALGLGVGLWLALSPLASALFDPYIKAANSMPRVILAPIFGVWFGLGIWSKVALGVTLVFFIVFFNVYQGVKEVSPVVLANARMLGANRKQLLRFVYLPSAMSWVFSSLHTSVGLAFVGSVVGEYLGSARGVGYLILQAEGTFDINTVFAGILVLTAFALILDGIVGIGERRLMKWQPKTGETEKL comes from the coding sequence ATGTGGAAGACGTTGCGCCCGAACCGGGCGAACCTGGTGATCTGGCAGTGGCTGCTGCTCGTGCTGTGCTTCGTGCTCTGGTACGTGCTGACCAGTCCGACGCTGCTGCCGGCGTTCTATTTCGACGATCCGAATAAAGCCGCGTTCTTCTTCGGCGAGCCGCAGAAGGTACTGCAGCGAATCTGGGAATGGTTCGCGGGCGGCGAGATCTATCTGCATCTGTGGATCACGTTGGTCGAAACCGTGCTGGCGTTTGCGCTCGGTACCGCGCTGGGGCTGGGCGTCGGCCTGTGGCTCGCGCTGTCGCCGCTCGCGAGTGCGCTGTTCGACCCGTATATCAAGGCTGCCAACTCGATGCCGCGTGTGATTCTCGCGCCGATCTTCGGGGTGTGGTTTGGCTTGGGGATCTGGTCGAAGGTCGCGCTGGGCGTCACGCTGGTGTTCTTTATTGTGTTCTTCAATGTCTATCAGGGCGTGAAGGAAGTCAGCCCAGTCGTGCTCGCCAACGCGCGCATGCTCGGCGCGAACCGCAAGCAGTTGCTGCGCTTCGTGTATCTGCCGAGCGCGATGAGCTGGGTGTTTTCGAGCTTGCATACCTCGGTGGGGCTGGCGTTCGTCGGCTCGGTGGTCGGCGAGTACCTCGGCTCGGCGCGCGGCGTCGGTTATCTGATTTTGCAGGCCGAAGGCACGTTCGATATCAATACCGTGTTCGCCGGGATTCTGGTGCTGACCGCGTTCGCGCTGATTCTCGACGGCATCGTCGGCATCGGCGAACGGCGTTTGATGAAATGGCAGCCGAAAACGGGTGAGACGGAGAAGCTCTAA
- a CDS encoding ABC transporter ATP-binding protein — translation MTVAALALENITCTFAARDNRAQRYTAVKDTTLRIAPGEFVSVVGPTGCGKSTLLNVGAGLLDPSSGTVNVFGEPLKGINRRAGYMFQADALMPWRSAIDNVVAGLAFQGAPPAEARGKADEWLKRVGLGGFGDRYPHQLSGGMRKRVAMAQTLILDPDIILMDEPFSALDIQTRQLMENELLDLWAAKRKAVLFITHDLDEAIAMSDRVVVLSAGPGTHPIGEFTIDLPRPRDVAEIRAHPRFVELHAQIWSVLRDEVLKGYQQQLTAV, via the coding sequence ATGACCGTTGCCGCGCTGGCGCTCGAGAACATCACCTGCACGTTTGCCGCGCGCGATAACCGCGCGCAGCGCTACACGGCGGTCAAGGACACCACCTTGCGGATCGCGCCGGGCGAATTCGTCTCCGTCGTCGGCCCGACCGGCTGCGGCAAGTCGACCCTGCTGAATGTCGGCGCTGGCTTGCTGGACCCGTCCTCAGGCACGGTCAACGTGTTCGGCGAGCCGCTCAAAGGCATCAACCGGCGTGCCGGCTACATGTTCCAGGCCGATGCGCTCATGCCATGGCGCTCGGCGATCGACAACGTGGTGGCCGGCCTCGCATTCCAGGGCGCACCGCCGGCGGAAGCGCGCGGCAAAGCTGACGAGTGGCTCAAACGTGTCGGCCTCGGCGGTTTCGGCGACCGCTATCCGCATCAACTGTCCGGCGGTATGCGCAAGCGCGTCGCGATGGCGCAGACGCTGATTCTCGACCCCGACATCATCCTGATGGACGAGCCGTTTTCCGCGCTCGATATCCAGACGCGTCAGTTGATGGAAAACGAATTGCTCGACTTGTGGGCGGCCAAACGCAAAGCGGTGCTGTTCATCACGCACGATCTGGATGAGGCGATTGCGATGTCCGATCGCGTGGTGGTGCTCTCTGCCGGGCCGGGCACGCATCCGATCGGCGAATTCACGATCGACTTGCCGCGTCCGCGCGACGTCGCCGAAATTCGCGCGCATCCGCGTTTCGTCGAATTGCACGCGCAAATCTGGAGCGTGTTGCGCGATGAAGTGCTCAAGGGCTATCAGCAGCAACTCACGGCCGTCTAA
- a CDS encoding ABC transporter substrate-binding protein — MQRRTFLAGTAALAGATFTASPLAFAQGKPETAKVAIAVGGKNLFYYLPLTIAERRNYFKDEGLEVEISDFAGGSQALKAAVGGSADVVSGAFEHTLLLQAQKQLFREFVLQGRAPQIVLAVSKKALPNYKSIADLKGKKIGVTAPGSSTAIMASFVLAKAGLTAKDVAFIGVGAGAGAIAALQSGQIDAIANLDPVMTKLERTGDIRIVSDTRTLADTRSVFGGDMPAGCLYASQSFITKNPNTTQALTNAMVRALKWLQTATGSELINTVPEGYLLGDRAVYLDAWQHVKEAMSPDGLMPADGPATSLKTLQAFDPAVQGKPIDLSKAWTNDFVKKALATVKA; from the coding sequence ATGCAACGCAGAACCTTCCTTGCTGGAACTGCAGCGCTCGCGGGCGCCACTTTCACCGCTAGCCCGCTCGCTTTCGCGCAGGGCAAACCCGAAACCGCGAAGGTGGCGATCGCCGTCGGCGGCAAGAATCTGTTCTATTACTTGCCGCTCACCATTGCCGAGCGCCGCAATTACTTCAAGGACGAAGGACTTGAAGTCGAAATCTCCGATTTCGCCGGCGGCTCGCAAGCGCTGAAGGCGGCAGTCGGCGGCAGCGCGGATGTGGTCTCCGGTGCGTTCGAACACACCTTGCTGCTGCAAGCGCAGAAGCAGTTGTTCCGCGAATTCGTGCTGCAAGGACGCGCGCCGCAGATCGTGCTCGCCGTGTCGAAGAAGGCGCTGCCGAACTACAAGTCGATCGCCGATCTGAAGGGCAAGAAAATCGGCGTGACCGCGCCGGGTTCGTCGACCGCGATCATGGCGAGCTTTGTGCTGGCGAAAGCCGGGCTGACCGCGAAAGACGTTGCGTTCATCGGGGTAGGCGCAGGCGCGGGCGCGATCGCCGCACTGCAGTCGGGCCAGATCGACGCGATCGCCAATCTCGACCCCGTCATGACCAAGCTCGAGCGGACCGGCGACATTCGCATCGTGTCGGACACGCGTACGCTGGCCGATACGCGCAGCGTGTTCGGCGGCGACATGCCGGCAGGGTGCCTGTACGCGTCGCAGAGCTTCATCACGAAGAATCCGAACACCACCCAGGCGCTGACCAACGCGATGGTGCGTGCGCTCAAATGGCTGCAAACGGCCACCGGCAGCGAGCTGATCAACACGGTGCCGGAAGGCTATCTGCTCGGCGACCGCGCGGTGTATCTGGACGCATGGCAGCACGTGAAGGAGGCGATGTCGCCGGATGGCCTGATGCCCGCCGACGGCCCGGCTACCTCGCTGAAAACTTTGCAGGCATTCGACCCGGCGGTGCAGGGCAAGCCGATCGATCTGTCGAAGGCGTGGACCAACGACTTCGTCAAGAAAGCGCTGGCCACCGTCAAGGCGTAG